ACGTTCCTGTACTTGTGGACGTTGAGAAAAAAACCGCACTATCCTACTGATTTTTGATAAACCAATAACGCTATTTTTAGGTATATAAGCAACTGTAGCTTTACCATCAAAAATAACAAAATGGTGCTCACAAGTACTAGTTAAAGAAATATTACGTATTGCAATCATTTCATCAACTTTCATTTTATTTTTTAAGATTGTAATTTTTGGAAAATTTAAATAATCTAAACCTGAAAATATTTCCTCTACATACATCTTTGCAATACGATTTGGTGTATCCATAATACTATCTTCATCCATATCTAAATTCAATAAAGTCATAATTTTCATCATATGTATTGCAATATGATTTTTGCAACTTTCATTATTACGCTTCTTATTACTTAAAGGCACTTCCAATCCACGCATTAATAAATTATCATAAACTAATGATGCTTCTTTTGTCCAACCAAGCATAATAAATAAACTCCATATCCAGTTACTACATCATAATTAATACAATATAACTATATCTGTTATAACGACAGTTAAAACAGATACATTAAAAATATTTGTTAAATTGTCAAAATTTTATAAAAAATAATATTAAATGTTAACAAAAATATTTTAACCAATTATTTACTTCACGCATAACTTATATAAAATCATTTATATTGTATTATTTTAAATAAAAAATAAATAACAATTCAATTCAAACAAAAAAATATCACCTTAATTATATTATTGTCAAAATAATAAATAAACATAAATATCAAACGTTCATTAAAACAAAATATATAAAATCAATAAACAAAATAAAATATTAAAACTTTATTGATACTTAATTTTTTATTAAACATATGAAATATATACAAAATTATTTATACATATCAACAAAAAAATAAAAAAACATATTATATTACAACAATACAACACACACATTAACATGACTAAACAACGAATGTAACATATTATAATCAATATAGTTATAACAAACTTATAAATTATATTTGCTATAAAATATAAATTTGACTATAATCCTCAACAAGCAAACTTATATAATACAATAATATATATTTAGTTTTTAAATCATGTTAACTTTTCATGCAGTAACTCGAAAAAAATTAGGAACTCAAGCAAGCAGACGTTTAAGATTGCAGAAACAATATCCTGCCATAATTTATGGCAAAAATATCCTACCAATATCAATTTCTTTAAACTATAACCACTATTTTAATATTCAACAAATTAAAAAAATATATAAAGAAAAAATGATTTTAATTATCAACCAAAAAAATGAAACTATGGTAAAAATTCAAGAAGTCACATACCATCCATTCAAACCAATTATAATGCATATAGATTTTATTCGTATTTAAAAATATTATCTTAAATGTTTTTAAAAAACTCAAATTAATTGATCAATATTAAATTAATGCACAATATACATATTAAATTAACTTCACCAAAAATTAGTCTTGAAATAAAAAACTATTTTTACTATGACAAAAACATCAATAATAATTAATATATTATTCCTAATATTTCAAAACAACAGCCTAGATAGATTTTAGGTTAAAACGTATAATATAATATTTTATTATATATTTTTATCTAAATTTTACATCATCACGATGTAAATTCATTGCTAATTCAATTAGTTTAGTAATTAATGCTGTACAATTTAACCCACTTGCCTGCCACAACTTTGGATACATACTATCTGACGTAAATCCAGGCAATGTGTTAACTTCATTAATTATAATTTGATTACTTTGAGTTAAAAAAATATCTACACGTGCCATACCTAAACAATTCAGTACCTTAAATGCTTTTAAAGAAATACAACGAATTTTCGAAGTAATTATATTACTAATTTTAGCAGGAATGATTAACTGTACACCTTGTGTATCAACATATTTACTACGATAAGTATAATACACATCATTGTGTATTATTTCACCACATAAACTAATCTGTAATTCTTCATTTCCTAATACCGCGCATTCTATTTCCCGACCAATAATAGCAGATTCCACTAAAATCTTATAACTAAATTCAAATGCTAATTTTAATGCCCGATAAAAATCACTTTTATTGAACACTTTAGATACACCCAATGACGAACCTTGATTAACAGGTTTAATAAATAAAGGTAAACCTAAACTACTAACAAAATATTCAAAATTTACACCATTAATACAATAATCTTTATAAGTTAATATCTCATAAGAAGTAACTTTCAAACCAGCATTACGTAACAAACATTTAGAAATATCTTTATTCATGCTTATTACCGATCCTAACACGTGAGAACCAATAAATGGTATTTTACTTATTTGTAATAAACCTTGTAAAGTACCATCTTCACCAATTGATCCATGTACGATGGGAAAAATCAGATCAATTTTTAAAAATGACAAAAGATTATCCATATACATAAATCGATACGGACAATCTTGTAAAGATAAAAAAATATTATTACATCCATGTTTTTTAATATAACTACAAAAAGTATTTACAGAATATTTCTTGTTGTCCTGTAGAAAACATGACAAATCACTAACATACCATTTACTCGATTTATCTATCATTATAACAATTACTTCAAAACAATCTTTGTCAATAAAATTTATTATGTTTATAGCGGATAAAACCGATACTTCATGCTCTAAAGAACTACCTCCAAAAATAATTCCAACACGCAACTTTGACATAACTTTCACTAAATACATAAAATCATTTATCAAAACTTACAATAAATAATTAACCTAAAATGATTACATGAATTAAAAAAATAAAACTCTAATTATTATAATAATAGTTAAATAAAAATAGTATCCACCATAATAAAATCAAAAAACAAAAACCAGTAAAGAATATACATTTTCTTTCTGGTTTTTGTTTTTTTGCATAAAATTAAAATATATAAGAAATACCCAATGCAAGAATATTATCAGTAGATAACTGCACTGCTTGAACAAAATCATCTTTCTTAAGTAAATTAATTTGATAATTAACTTTAGTTAATACATTTTCATTAAAATTATAACTAGCACCTATAGCAATATATTTCTTCAAATAACTATTATAATTGTGCACTATATCACTAATTTTAGAATGTAAATAACTTATAGAAGGACGCAAACCAAAATCAAACCGATACTGAACGACCAACTCAACATTCTTTGCTTTATCAGCAAAAGCATGTACTTTTTCTACATTTGAACCACCACCATTAACAACAAAATCACCAAACGGAGTCATATGACGAGTCTCACCATACAATGCAGCAACATAAAAATTATTCGCATCATACTTTAATCCTAATGAATACGCTTCGGCATTATCATCATTACTAATAATATTAGTATTACTACCCTCTTCTTCACCTCCACGCACAACATTAGCATTTAAAGCTTGTTGATTTGCGGTACGCTTACTATTAGAATATGCAGCTGATGCAAACATACCATGGTCTAAGTTAAAAATTACAGACACACCATAACCTTCCCCATTAGCTTCCTTTACACCATCATATCCATTAACTTTCTTAATATCGTCATTTTTACCTTGATATTGTAAAGCAAAATTAAAACCATCTAATAAACCAAAAAAATTGGTATTACGATAAGTAAGAACATTAGAAGCACGTCCAGAAAGAAAATTATCTACGATAGAATTATCACCACCAAATTCCGGCATAACATCCGTCCAAGACCCAACGTCATATAAAATTCCATAATTTCTACCATAATCAATATAACCAAAATCACCAAATTTTATACCAGCATAGCCTAATCGTATGCATCCATTCTTAATATTACTACGTTCAATATATTGAAGACCAGTTTCATACTCAAACATACCAAACCCAATAAATTGATCACTCGTTTGAGTTTTGCCAATTACCCCATACCGCACAAAAGAATAATTACCATTTTTACTATCGTCATTAGATAAATAATATCCACTATTGAGTGTACCAAAAAAATCTAACAGATTACCATTTTTATTATAAATCTCAGTAGCACTCACAGTACCTGCCGCAATCATAGTCGAAACTAGCACTCTAAGATACCGCAATTTCATATTAATACCCCATATTTTTAATCATATATTACTGTTTAAATAACTTAATAACTACCCATTATACTACTTTGCACAAATTACTAAAAACTTATTCAATAAAATTGATAACTCACTTACTTAATGCTAACAATTTAAAAAAATAAATATAACAAAATCTAATAACAACATTGACGTAATACATTCTAGTCAAAAATTACATGACATAAATCATTTCAAAATTAAATCAATACAACATAAAATAAAACGAAAACAACACAATAAAAAGGTATTATAAATTATAATTTTAATCTATTCAAGTTAAATATAAACCTACTAAACATTTAGATTAAATAAAACGAAATACACAAAAAATGATTAGCATATACTACCACTCATTTTATCCAAGACAAATTAAAAAAATTTTATAACACTTACAACAAAGCAACACATTACTCTTAACAATTAAAATTCATTGAACCATTTTACCTCACAAAAATGTGACACTCAAATACAACAAAAAAAATGAATAAAACACTTTAAATATACTTAAACACTAAAAATAAAACTACATATTTTATTTATTTAAAATATCATCATCCATAGAATCTGCAACACGCTGTAATCCGACTACTCGTTCATTTTCAACTGTTCTAATTAATACAACACCTTGAGTATTACGACCAATAATACTAACTTCTGAAACAGGAATACGTACTAATGTACCAGCATCCGTGATCATCATAATTTGATCACAATCATTTGCTTGTACAGCACCAACCACTTTACCATTACGTTCACTAACTTTAATAGAAATCACACCCTGAGTGGCACGCGATCTTACCGGATATTCTACTTGAGCCGTCCTTTTCCCATATCCATGTTGAGTAACAGTAAGAATTGAGCTATTATTAAGTGGTACAATAAGAGATACTACTCGATCCCCTTCCACTAAATTGATACCTTTTACTCCAACTGCAGTACGACCCATATTACGAACCTGTTTTTCAAAAAATCTTACTACTTTTCCATAAGAAGAAAATAACATAACCTCATTTTCACCGTTAGTTAAATTTACTCCAATTAATTCGTCCCCCTTGCTAAGATTAATAGCGATAATACCCGCGCTACGTGGACGGCTGAATTGTATTAAAGAAGTTTTTTTTACAATACCCATAGAAGTAGCCATAAATACATAATATCCCGCTTCATATTTACGTACTGGTAAAATAGCTGTAATTCTTTCATCAGCTTCCAGTGGCAACAAATTAATGATAGGTTTTCCACGAGAACCGCGATTAGATACAGGTAAACGATAAACCTTCATCCAATATATACGACCATAATTAGAAAATAATAAAATTGTATCATGGGTATTTGCCACTAATAACCGAGTAATAAAATCTTCTTCTTTAATACGTGCTGCTAATTTCCCTTTACCACCTCGACGTTGTGCTTCATAATCTGTTAATGGTTGACATTTAACATAACCCTGATAAGATAAAGTAACCACTACATTTTCTTGGTTAATTAAATCCTCGATATTAATATCTGAAGAATTAATAATAATTTCAGTACGACGTGAATCGCTATATTGTTCCTTAATGCTAATCAATTCTTTGCGAATTACATCCGTCAGACAACTTGAATCTTGTAATACTTTAATAAAACGACCAATTTTAATCAATATATCTTTATACTCAAATAATATTTTCTCATATTCTAAACTAGTAAGTCTATGTAATCTTAAATCTAAAATAGCTTGAGCTTGGCAATTAGTTAAACGATATTTACCATTTACGATAACACGATCCATTTTTAACCATTTAGACTTAAATATATCAGTATTAATTGTTTTTCTCATCTCAGGCACAATACCAGAAAACCAAGCACAAGACATTAAACTGGCATTAGCTTCCATTGAATTTATAGACTTGCGAATAATATCAATCATCAAATCAATATTAGATAACGCGATAGTTAACGCTTCCAATATATATACACGGTCTCGCGCTTTTTTTAATTCAAAAAACATGCGTCTCGTTACTACTTCTCGACGGGAACATATAAAAGCAGATAAAATTTCTTTAAGAGAAAAAATTTTTGGCTGTCCATTAAATAATGCTACCATATTAATGCCAAATACAACTTGTAACTGTGTTAAAGTATATAAATTATTCAAAACTACCTCACTAATGGCATCACGTTTCACCTCAATAACAATACGCAAACCATCTTGATCAGATTCATCTCGTAATCCACTTATGCCTATAACACGTTTTTCCTTTACTAATTCAGCAATCTTTTCTATTAAACGTGCTTTATTCACTTGATACGGAAGTTCATATACTATAATAGACTCTCGTCCAGTCTTCATATCGCTTTCTATTTTAGTACGTGCACGTATATATATTTTTCCTTTACCAGTGATATACGCTTCTTTAATACCACTCTTATCATTAATAATAGCAGCAGTAGGAAAATCTGGACCAGGAATACATTTCATTAATTCTTCAATACTAATATTTTCATTATCCAAAATAGCCAAACACCCGTCAATCACTTCAGAAATATTATGAGGGGGGATATTAGTAGCCATACCTACTGCAATACCCGAACTACCATTAATCAACAAATTTGGTATTCTGGTAGGTAATACTTCAGGTATATATTCAGTACCATCATAATTAGGTTTATAATCGACAGTATCTTTATCTAAATCCAACAATAACTCACGAGCAATTTTCGACATACGTACTTCAGTATAACGCATAGCTGCTGCTGGATCTCCATCAATAGAACCAAAATTGCCTTGACCATCAATTAATACATAACGCATAGAAAAATATTGAGCCATTCGTACAATACTATCATACACCGCCGTATCCCCATGTGGATGATATTTACCAATAACATCACCTACAACCCGTGCTGACTTTTTATACGATTTATTCCAATCATTACCAAGTATATGCATGGCATATAATATACGACGATGTACTGGTTTTAATCCATCTCTGACGTCAGGCAAAGCACGTCCAACAATCACAGACATAGCATAATCTAAATAAGAACGTTTGAGTTCTTCTTCAATATTAATATAACTAATTTCCTTAGCAAGACCATCCATCAAGATATACCCACCTTCAGAACTTAATACAATGATGTGTTATAATTATTTAATTATTTCTATGTTTTTAATAAAATTTTTGAGATATTTAAATATAGAAATAACATAAATAACAGCCCGGTACACAATAAATTGACTATAATAACGAATAAACTATATTCACCAAAATTATAAAATAAAGATACAAACATGAAAAATAAAATAAATAATACACTTGTGTCAAATAAAAACAACATTGATCTTGATGAAATAAATAAATTTAACGATTTTGCTCATCTTTGGTGGAATAAAAAAGATAAATTTAGCTCTTTACATAAAATCAATCCACTACGCTTAAATTACATTCTTGAACGTTCACATGGATTATTTGGTAAAAAAATCCTAGATATAGGATGTGGTGGCGGCATTCTAACAGAAAGTATGGCACAAGAAGGCGCTGAAGTTACAGGTATAGATGTAGCAAAAAAATTATTAAAAATAGCACATACGCATGCACTAGAAAATGATTTACAAATCAAATATTTTCAACAAACAATCGAACAACATATACAAGAATATCAAAGTTATTATGACATAATTACTTGTTTAGAAATACTAGAACATGTTCCAAATCCATTATCATTAATTCAATCTTGCGCAATAGCGGTCAAACACAATGGACAAGTATTCTTTTCTACATTAAATCGTAATTTTAAATCTTGGCTATACGTTATTCTCGGTGCTGAATATCTATTTCAACTATTACCTAAAGGCACTCACAACTTTCATAAATTTATTAAACCATCAGAACTATTAGACTGGGCTAATAACTCATCATTATATGAACAACACATAATTGGAATACATTACAATCCATTATGTAATCATTTTTATTTTAAGTCTGATATTACGCTAAACTATATAATACACACAAAACACATAAAAAACTCTACAAATATTTTTTCACAAAATTATAATAAAAATACACAAACCTGAACAAAAATAAATAATCTTCAAATAATTCCCAAAATAAATAAACATTTTTTTGTGATACTCAATGCTAATAATATATATTTAATTGCTAATATAGTTTATAAATACCAATATCATCGTAACGTTGATGAAAATTAATCATTACTTACATTAACCGTGTGATAAATTTTCATTAAAAAATAAAACACAACAAAAATTATATTTAATTTATTTAATAAAAATAAAAAATTTATTAAATTACATCATTTATTTTGGATATGTTTAAAATTACTATATCCCATCTCTTGCAAAAAAACATTTTTAACGTTATTTTTGAAATATAAAACAACAAATTACACACTTAGAATAACATAAACGAATTAAAAATATTATTAAATATACACACACTGAAATTTATATCTATCTACGGTTGTAATATATCATGAATCAAAGTTTATTAGTAACAAAACGCAATGGACGTCAAGAAATTATCAATCTCGATAAAATCCATAAAGTTATTAATTGGGCTGCACAAGGATTAAAAAAAATTTCTGTTTCACAAGTAGAATTGCGTTCTCATATACAATTTTATGATGGAATAAAAACATCTGATATACAAGAAACAATAATAAAAGCTGCTGCAGACTTAATTACACAAGAAACACCAGATTATCAATATCTTGCTGCAAGACTAACAGTTTTTCATTTACGCAAAAAAGCTTATGGACAATTTAAACCACCAAAACTGTATGATCACGTTGTGCGATTAGTAAAATTAGGTAAATATGACAAACAATTATTAAAACACTACAATATTCAAGACTTTGAATATATGAATAATATTATTGATCATTGGCGTGACATGAATTTTTCTTACGCAGCGGTTAAACAATTAGAGGGAAAATATCTAGCACAAAATCGAGTCACCGGAGAAATATATGAAAGTGCACAATTTTTATATATATTAATATCTGCCTGTTTATTTGCTAAATATTCAACAGAAACTCGCTTAAAATATATTAAGCAATTTTATGATGCGATATCAACTTTTAAAATATCTTTACCAACACCTATTATGTCTGGTGTACGAACACCGACACGACAATTTAGTTCATGCGTACTTATTGAATGCGACGACAGTCTTGATTCAATAAATGCAACATCAAGCGCAATTGTAAAATACGTTTCACAACGAGCTGGTATAGGCATTAACGCTGGACGTATAAGAGCAATAGGTAGTGCAATTCGTGGGGGAGAAGCATTTCATACAGGATGTATCCCTTTCTATAAACATTTTCAAACAGCAGTGAAATCGTGTTCACAAGGAGGAGTACGTGGAGGTGCTGCTACACTATTTTATCCTATATGGCATTTAGAAGTAGAAAATTTATTAGTATTAAAAAACAATCGTGGAATAGAAGATAATAGAATACGACATTTAGATTATGCAATACAAATTAATAAATTAATGTATCAACGCCTGATACAAAACAAAAATATCACGCTATTCAGTCCCTCTGATGTCCCAGGATTATACGAATCGTTTTTTACTAATCAAAAAGAATTTTACAAACTATATATATCATATGAAAAAAATCGTAATATTCGACATCAACATATTAAAGCGATAGAATTATTTGCATTAATAATGCAGGAACGTGCTTCTACGGGACGTATCTATATTCAAAATGTAGACCATTGCAATACTCACAGTCCGTTTAATAAAATGATAGCACCAATACGACAGTCTAATTTATGCCTAGAAATTGTACTACCTACTAAACCTCTTAAAAACATTAATGATAA
The DNA window shown above is from Blochmannia endosymbiont of Camponotus (Colobopsis) obliquus and carries:
- the folE gene encoding GTP cyclohydrolase I FolE, coding for MLGWTKEASLVYDNLLMRGLEVPLSNKKRNNESCKNHIAIHMMKIMTLLNLDMDEDSIMDTPNRIAKMYVEEIFSGLDYLNFPKITILKNKMKVDEMIAIRNISLTSTCEHHFVIFDGKATVAYIPKNSVIGLSKISRIVRFFSQRPQVQERLTQQIFFALQVLLDTNDVAISIDAVHFCIKARGVRDNNTVTTTTSLGGSFKSSENIRREFLYNVI
- the rplY gene encoding 50S ribosomal protein L25, encoding MLTFHAVTRKKLGTQASRRLRLQKQYPAIIYGKNILPISISLNYNHYFNIQQIKKIYKEKMILIINQKNETMVKIQEVTYHPFKPIIMHIDFIRI
- a CDS encoding D-alanine--D-alanine ligase family protein — its product is MSKLRVGIIFGGSSLEHEVSVLSAINIINFIDKDCFEVIVIMIDKSSKWYVSDLSCFLQDNKKYSVNTFCSYIKKHGCNNIFLSLQDCPYRFMYMDNLLSFLKIDLIFPIVHGSIGEDGTLQGLLQISKIPFIGSHVLGSVISMNKDISKCLLRNAGLKVTSYEILTYKDYCINGVNFEYFVSSLGLPLFIKPVNQGSSLGVSKVFNKSDFYRALKLAFEFSYKILVESAIIGREIECAVLGNEELQISLCGEIIHNDVYYTYRSKYVDTQGVQLIIPAKISNIITSKIRCISLKAFKVLNCLGMARVDIFLTQSNQIIINEVNTLPGFTSDSMYPKLWQASGLNCTALITKLIELAMNLHRDDVKFR
- a CDS encoding porin, with the protein product MKLRYLRVLVSTMIAAGTVSATEIYNKNGNLLDFFGTLNSGYYLSNDDSKNGNYSFVRYGVIGKTQTSDQFIGFGMFEYETGLQYIERSNIKNGCIRLGYAGIKFGDFGYIDYGRNYGILYDVGSWTDVMPEFGGDNSIVDNFLSGRASNVLTYRNTNFFGLLDGFNFALQYQGKNDDIKKVNGYDGVKEANGEGYGVSVIFNLDHGMFASAAYSNSKRTANQQALNANVVRGGEEEGSNTNIISNDDNAEAYSLGLKYDANNFYVAALYGETRHMTPFGDFVVNGGGSNVEKVHAFADKAKNVELVVQYRFDFGLRPSISYLHSKISDIVHNYNSYLKKYIAIGASYNFNENVLTKVNYQINLLKKDDFVQAVQLSTDNILALGISYIF
- the gyrA gene encoding DNA topoisomerase (ATP-hydrolyzing) subunit A — encoded protein: MDGLAKEISYINIEEELKRSYLDYAMSVIVGRALPDVRDGLKPVHRRILYAMHILGNDWNKSYKKSARVVGDVIGKYHPHGDTAVYDSIVRMAQYFSMRYVLIDGQGNFGSIDGDPAAAMRYTEVRMSKIARELLLDLDKDTVDYKPNYDGTEYIPEVLPTRIPNLLINGSSGIAVGMATNIPPHNISEVIDGCLAILDNENISIEELMKCIPGPDFPTAAIINDKSGIKEAYITGKGKIYIRARTKIESDMKTGRESIIVYELPYQVNKARLIEKIAELVKEKRVIGISGLRDESDQDGLRIVIEVKRDAISEVVLNNLYTLTQLQVVFGINMVALFNGQPKIFSLKEILSAFICSRREVVTRRMFFELKKARDRVYILEALTIALSNIDLMIDIIRKSINSMEANASLMSCAWFSGIVPEMRKTINTDIFKSKWLKMDRVIVNGKYRLTNCQAQAILDLRLHRLTSLEYEKILFEYKDILIKIGRFIKVLQDSSCLTDVIRKELISIKEQYSDSRRTEIIINSSDINIEDLINQENVVVTLSYQGYVKCQPLTDYEAQRRGGKGKLAARIKEEDFITRLLVANTHDTILLFSNYGRIYWMKVYRLPVSNRGSRGKPIINLLPLEADERITAILPVRKYEAGYYVFMATSMGIVKKTSLIQFSRPRSAGIIAINLSKGDELIGVNLTNGENEVMLFSSYGKVVRFFEKQVRNMGRTAVGVKGINLVEGDRVVSLIVPLNNSSILTVTQHGYGKRTAQVEYPVRSRATQGVISIKVSERNGKVVGAVQANDCDQIMMITDAGTLVRIPVSEVSIIGRNTQGVVLIRTVENERVVGLQRVADSMDDDILNK
- the ubiG gene encoding bifunctional 2-polyprenyl-6-hydroxyphenol methylase/3-demethylubiquinol 3-O-methyltransferase UbiG, with amino-acid sequence MKNKINNTLVSNKNNIDLDEINKFNDFAHLWWNKKDKFSSLHKINPLRLNYILERSHGLFGKKILDIGCGGGILTESMAQEGAEVTGIDVAKKLLKIAHTHALENDLQIKYFQQTIEQHIQEYQSYYDIITCLEILEHVPNPLSLIQSCAIAVKHNGQVFFSTLNRNFKSWLYVILGAEYLFQLLPKGTHNFHKFIKPSELLDWANNSSLYEQHIIGIHYNPLCNHFYFKSDITLNYIIHTKHIKNSTNIFSQNYNKNTQT
- the nrdA gene encoding class 1a ribonucleoside-diphosphate reductase subunit alpha — encoded protein: MNQSLLVTKRNGRQEIINLDKIHKVINWAAQGLKKISVSQVELRSHIQFYDGIKTSDIQETIIKAAADLITQETPDYQYLAARLTVFHLRKKAYGQFKPPKLYDHVVRLVKLGKYDKQLLKHYNIQDFEYMNNIIDHWRDMNFSYAAVKQLEGKYLAQNRVTGEIYESAQFLYILISACLFAKYSTETRLKYIKQFYDAISTFKISLPTPIMSGVRTPTRQFSSCVLIECDDSLDSINATSSAIVKYVSQRAGIGINAGRIRAIGSAIRGGEAFHTGCIPFYKHFQTAVKSCSQGGVRGGAATLFYPIWHLEVENLLVLKNNRGIEDNRIRHLDYAIQINKLMYQRLIQNKNITLFSPSDVPGLYESFFTNQKEFYKLYISYEKNRNIRHQHIKAIELFALIMQERASTGRIYIQNVDHCNTHSPFNKMIAPIRQSNLCLEIVLPTKPLKNINDNDGEIALCTLSAFNLGAIEHLDDLSTLANLAVRALDALLDYQNYPVPAAKHSAIKRRSLGIGVINYAYYLAKHGMRYSDGSANQLTHRTFEAIQYYLLKASNELAKEQGPCMWFNETNYAQGILPIDTYKKDIDTIINEPLYYNWEDLRANIKQYGLRNSTLSAIMPSETSSQISNATNGIEPPRGYISIKASKDGILKQAVPELTKLKDHYELLWDIPNNSGYLQLAGIMQKFIDQGISANTNYDPSRFLNNKVPMKVLLTDLLFAYKLGLKTLYYHNTRDRADDSQKNIQNTYQIDCISDACKI